The sequence below is a genomic window from Wyeomyia smithii strain HCP4-BCI-WySm-NY-G18 chromosome 1, ASM2978416v1, whole genome shotgun sequence.
TAGGGGGTTCAACAACCTCGAATATAGGCGGAGCAACCGAAGGTTTCGAACCGTCCATGAACATAGCGCGACTCGGCTCCCGCTTGGTGCGGTAGTCCCAGCCGATAGCCAGATCCATCGGGCAAACTTTCTCGCGCTTCTTAAACTCCGGTATTCGCTCGTTCAAACCGGATGCGCTTAGCGGTTTCGGAATGACGCCACAAGTTTTCGGTCTGTAGACTCGATATTTAGTGCATTTCGTAGGGCCGGCTTTGTAGTTTTTACAACCAACAGCTAGAATCATTTTTCAACGTTTTAAAACATCGATTTCAATACTTAACTATGAGTACCAGAAGTACCTGTCGCATAGGGGCCCACCTCCAAGGCCACACCGGGATTCGCTGAACCGGCGACCTGCGCTTTTCGGAACGCTATGTCCATCACAGCGTCCGGCAGCGGCTGGTGCTCAAGATTCTCCTGTGCCATCTTCCGGGCGGTTTGAAAGTTACAAACCGCAGGAACAAAGGACGACTGGGGACGCTTGTTGTTGTGGTTCTCGTTGGGCCTGTGAATGTCCAGGATTTGCTCCGGCGTTAGTTTGCCATATTCGGGCTCCTTGCTGCTGTGAGATTTACTGCGCAGGTTCATGTTGCTGAACTTGTTGATAATCTCCGCCGAGTACGCGGTGTCCATTGTCGAACGCGCAGCTGGACTTGCTTATCGTTTTGTGCCTTAAGCTAATGGAAATGAATAGATTTAAAAATAGCGAAAACTAATTTAATTTCTGAAAGTACCATATAAAATTATATAATGAAGTTGTTAAATCGACCGTGTACGGTGTACTGACACGCTTTCGTCAATGTACAGCTGTTACAATGGATCAGATGATATGTCGGAGTGGAACTCACGTTCGGAAGCCAGAGCCAAATCAATTACCGCCAACCCAGGACTCTTGGCTTACGACATCGCCAAAAACACAACTCTAGCCTCTAGCCAAGCTACCATCCGGAGAGTTCATACGCGAGTAGGTGATCGTATTTTTTGTGCCTACAGGATTCTTACGACGAATGGCTGGAAAAGTCCAAGGCCACTGTCAGAGAAAATGTCTTcgatgaattttattttgtttttggtcaTAAAGTTACTATGGAGTGGACAGAAAACCAAAGATTCCATCACAAACTAAACAATGGACTCGAAAACGAACAGAAAAGACTGCCTGCAGAAACGTCTATTTCTGTTTATTGAAGCTCACAAAGGTCTGGTGTTGCACCGTCAGTAAACCATGTTAGGATCGGCTAATTAACATCCTGGtgccagcgtgggactctaagcAGCGCTGCCACTATGGTACTCCGTTGAAACAGGAAGTTGgtgcaggccttacaagccagccACGGCAAAATGCAGaaacgcgtgatcgggtggtggccaatcgacAACAGGATTAGAGACCATTTCTTCAATGTGAGCACAATACCTACTTCCAGCATAACCCGTTCCTaaccagtgcgtcttgaactgtcctacagatcagacgttttttcggttgcttgtggactggtctttgactgcctatagcttcaaagtttgtgttttgtcagtgtgtcttttaaagactacctgaaagttatttcccatcagtctttctcaagactacctacttttgaatttaacatttgttttaacttttttcgtatcacctgaaatggctggacggaaaaagaaacctcgcatcgctgcggggaggaaaagagaggcatctctttctgacacatcgagtgtctgtagtgacaatccttttgatattttgcctgagcaagaagctggtgaaatggaagttattgataatgaaactatacaaaatataaaatctttaaaaaaggagaaagttccatctatcgtggtaactatttcttctgaatttaatatattcaaaaaggaactttcaacgtttgtttctgacgttaaagttacctatcaaattggccgtagaggtgaatgtcgcttattagccgactcagtaaagggtcgtgatcgtcttgttcagtatttaactgacaagatgtacaaattttttacatatgacaccaagaacgccaagccgttcaaggttgtcttgaaaggtctcaccaacgatcaaaccgttgatgagatcaaacttactttaacagaattacttggcatagcccctacccaagtaattctaatgaaacaaaaatcacgaggcgaaaacagtcagagaactggaatttcccttgttaattatttaattcattttaaccgcaatgaggttaacaacttaaatttttttgaaaaagcacatgctttgtataatgtgcgtgtaaagtgggaaatttataggaagtatggcggaggtgaaaagcatatcacccaatgccgtacttgccaacgttatggccatggttccaaattctgtaacatggaccagatatgtcttaattgtggagactcttctcacaaaaaggacacatgtcctgtgaaagagagtaaaaattttcgctgtgcgaattgtaacggcaaccatatgtcaaatttttatcaatgcccagtccgtttagcaattgttaaggcaaggcaaggtaaacaaaattcaatttctcaattaaaaccaacttcaaaacaagattctccaagcgtaccagtgacgcatagtttacctactcctttgcatacccgtttaacttatgcacaggttacaggtagttcgaacattataccgcctagtgttggtagttcgaaaatgaccgttaatgtgggtaagcaaaacacgctagaaaataattgtacacctattactccagctaatattgctgccgaaaatattttttctaatgtcaactgcctggggcctattacggcaggtaaactttcttttttgcaacaggcaatgttcgatcttatgaacgccatgttgcaagcaaaatcaatgtttgaagccattcaaataggcacaaattttactattaaaattgtttctaatttaaaatttagcaatgattttaaataaaacaattaaaatattaaattggaatgctcgctcattgaaggccaatgagaatgagctttttaattttttaacagtaaataatgtgcatattgcaattattactgaaacatttttgaaacctaacataaaattaaaatatgatcccaattacgtggttcatagatatgataggattcagggttccggcggtggagttgcaattgttattcatcgccgaatcaaacatcgtgctcttccccatcttgagacgaaagttattgaaactttgggaattgaagttcaaactgaacttgggattttatttattgccgcagcatatttaccatttcaatgcacacgcgagctcaaaaattattttaaaggtgatttacaaaaactcaccagaaatcgttcgaaatttttcataatcggcgattttaacgcaaaacatcgttcatggaataattctcaaagtaattccaatggcaaaattttattcaatgattgttcttcaggatactattctattttgtctccgaatagtcctacatgcttttcttctgtaagaaacccttcaacaattgatttggtgctgacagatcaaagtcatgtatgtagtgatttgatcacacatgctgactttgattctgaccatcttccaaaaactttttctttatcacatgaatcagttttaaaccctatgagctctgtttttaattataacaaggctaattgggaaagatacaaaactcatattgagagaaatttcaataatgagcttgatttgcaaaacgaagtgaatattgattccgctttggaagcattaaaatgtgcaattgttgatgccaggaattattctgttccaaaggctcaagtgaaatttgattcatcaataattgacgaaaatcttcaacttctaattcgtttgaaaaatgtccgcagacgtcaatatcaacgttctcgtgaccctgtttttaaaactatttataaagatttacagaaagagattaaacatagatttactcttctgagaaatcaaaattttgtgaCTAAAGTTGGAAAATTggaaccatattcaaaaccattttggaagctgtcggagattcttaagaaaccttcaaagcctattccagttttaaaagatggtgaacgttttcttgtatccaatgaacaaaaggctcaaagacttgctcagcagtttgagagtgttcataactcaaatttgaattttgtgatttcaattgaaaatgaagtcacacgtcaatttgatttaatttcctcccagaatttttcacctgcagaaataattgaaactaacttgaatgagattaaatcaattattaaaaatttcaaaaatatgaaagcacctggtgacgatggaatctttaatatactaatcaaacatctccctgagagcacaatggaatttttagtgaaaattttcaattgctgcttcaaaattgcatattttcccaaattatggaaaaatgcaaaaattactcccattttaaaaccggataagaacccagctgaagtttcaagttatcgaccaatcagtttgctttcttcaataagtaaactgtttgagagaattattcttaacagaatgatgtcacacatcaacgaaaattcaatttttgcaaatgaacagtttggatttcgccatgggcattgcacaactcatcaattgctcagagttactaatatgatacgagctaacaaatctgaaggttattccactggagctgctcttttagacatagaaaaagcattcgacagtgtttggcataaaggtttgattgcgaaattgcaaacttttattttccaattttcctaatcaaaattttaaaaaattatcttactgaccgaactctgcaggttgtctatcagaattccaaatctgatagatttcctgtcagagcaggtgtacctcaaggttcagtcttgggtccagtcctgtacaacatattcacttcaatcttcctgatttgcctccaggatgcacaaagtgttctgcgatgacacaagcatttccgtaaaaggaaaaagtcttcgtgtcatatgcagtcgattgcagaaaagtttagatattttttcttcctacttgcaaaagtggaaaatctctcccaatgcttctaaaactcaaatgataatgtttccgcataagcctagggctcctttcctcaagccaaacaataatcacgttgtcaagatgaatggggttaatttaagttggtccgacaaggttaagtacttgggactaatttatgataaaaaacttattttcaaagagcacattgagagtatacaagccaagtgcatcaaatatacgagatgtttatatcctctcattaacaggaattctaaactttgtttaatgaacaaacttttgatttacaaacaaatttttagaccagcaatgctttatgctgtaccgatctggtcaagttgctgttcaacaaggaagaaaacgctccaaaggattcagaataaaattctgaaaatgattttgaagcgtcctccttggtttggtacactcgaattacatagacttactggtgttgaaccattagaagctatgtcaaataaaattattaacaattttcgacaaaaatcgttgaaatcctcaattgctacgataagctctctttatagccaataagttagcaattaagttagttgtaagtttacttccccttttctgacaagtaggtttaaatccctacgaacgataggtcctaattgcgaaagcaaacaaatcctaacaattaaaattacaaatttctaacagtggtgagaagtcaccatttgtgattggacacacatactcattatttactaatatttatcataaatacttaagctactaacaaatccccccttaaaaaaaaaaaaaagccgtTCCTaagccacgtggtcataaagagggggacgggggggtttgtcaaaagaccacgcacggggttgggggttaacgaaatgaccacgtggtcttttttcttgacttataatttattgttgccaccaagtcaagaatgaagctattgcattttagaaaaatgaaatgtactgaaagtttaataataaaaatgttaaaaatttgagcgaatttttggcacttgccaAATGAAAAAACCACGTGGTTGaagtcgcaagggggggggggaggttggtcaaaagaccacgaaagaccacgggggggggtacggggggtacaAAAAGTGATCagaatatgaccacgtggtttaggaaagGCCCCTTATCTCGGTACACATGGAGACTACTCTATCACTATCTGAATGAGGGAGAGCTCATCGAAGCCCCTTTACAAATAAAGTATAGTCAAAGCAGACATTAACAGCACAGCGGAAGGTGCTATCCGGTTCATTGAGAGGAATCGACGCATCGTCTGACGCTTTGGCAATGGACTTTACAagaaactcaacgcatcccACGCTGCTTTGAAGACGGCAAGAGGAACaacttcgtcagcacagcgaATAAGGGAGACATTCCGACCCCACGATAGTTGAAGTTAGGGATGCTATCAGGCAGCACAAGAACAATGAATCAACTGGAAAGATAGCATCACAACAGAGCTTATCAAGTTGGGTGCGGATAGGTTGGTTTCTGTCTGCACTACCTAGTCATAGTCAGCATCTGAAATCATCGAGTGGTCTGAATTAAACTCAATTTGTATTTGAagtttgattggatttggattgaatttgaatttcgatttgaaGAAGAGAGCAATGCCAAGGAGGCCATGTGAAGTTAACAAGCCCACGTGGGGAAACTTAAGACAATCCCATTCGAGACGAGCCAGCGTTTTCAAAAAACCAcagacaaaattgttattacTTCTTCAGACTCTGGTTTTCCGATTTTTtcagttgaacaggtaggttcaaaagccactggtttatggtgagtccaattttcGAACCTCCCTTTTGAgtgccgtaaaggcctcctcaactgctctacggttaacaccaattatatcaatgtcgtccgctaagcccagaagcatgtgagacttagtgatgatggtgccgctcctctgcacacctgcccttcgtattgcaccttccaaagctatgttgaacagcaagtttgagagcccgtcaccttgcttcagaccatctaacgtcacaaacgcgtccgaaaattcgcccgctgtcctgacgcatgatgtgaaaccgtcaagcgtcgcacgtaacagtttaattagttttgttgggaaaccatgttctagcattattcgccaaagctcgttgcgtttcactgtgtcgtacgccgccttaaagtctatgaacagatgatgcgtctgcaagttgtgttctcgaaacttgtcgagaatctgtctcaaggtaaacatctggtccgttgtagatcgccccactcgaaaaccgcattggtattctccaacaaaggcttcctgcaacggccccagtcgctggaacaggatagtgatcgattttccagaaccaagttttttttggttccttttggggtcccaagcaaccctaaacttacctccGTCTCTGCTTGgcacattgcatttcaaatttgtatgaaaattcatatgggaaaacctacttttttgcatttacctttctagagagctcaataatgctctaataatgcactacattatgttaaagtatagtattttagatgcctaacaactttgcagaagacactgaagagctagaatgtccctaagaagagctatagctgttcaaagttgagtatgtcgatttaaatgcgaaaaatcttgttttctaccaacattaccaatgtaccggcgtcagtaggattcccatcagaagtaacctgtccaATTTTAGTTTAATTTCCATCTTTTTGAAAACTATGGAAAAATTAATCGACTACCATATTAAAACAGTATATATGAAGTCCAATCCATTAAGCAAATTTCAATTTGCTTACAAAAACAACGTATCAACCACTGACGCGCTACATATGTTagtgggaaaaatcgaaaaatccatccatgccaagAAAATTTCCCTGgcagcctttcttgatattgaaggagcatttgataatgcgTCTCACAACTCAATGAAAATGGCAATGGAAAGGCATGGCATAGACAGGAACACAATAAAGTGGATTCATGCCATGCTAATAATTCGCGAAATAACAGCTAAACTCGGTGGGACGTCCCTAACaagaaaaactacaaaaggatGCCCTTAAGGAGGGATATTATCTTTCCTGTTATGGTCATTATTCGTAGACGATCTTCTTCGGAGCCTATCGGAAAAACGGCTTCGAAGTGATAGGTTTTGCAGACGACGTAGTGATTTTAGTTAGGGGGAAGCACGACTGCGTTATTTCTGATAGAAGGCAAACTGCACTTAATCCCACAGCTCAATGGTGTATACGAGAGTGGTTGAGTATAAATCCATCCAAAACAACTATTGTTCCTTTCACTCGAAAAAGGAAATACATTATTCCTAAATTGCGATTGGAAGGCACCGATATAATGCTTTCCACTGAAGTCAAATATTTGGGAATCATACTTGACCAGAAACTAAGCTGGAACACTCAAATAGAACAAACAATTACCAAGGCCACAAACGCCCTATGGGTATGCAGCAGAGCCATTGGAAAAAGCTGGGGTCTCAAACCCAGTATGATACACTGgatatataaaacaataatcATACCCAGAATAACCTACGCCTCGTTAGTTTGGTGGCCCAAAACCACTGAAACATCCACTCAAGCTAAGCTAGGTCAAATCCAAAGATTGGGCTGTGCATCGATTTGTAGAGCTATGAGAAGCACTCCATCAAAAGCCCTAGATGGAATACTTCACCTGCTTCCACTCCATCAGGTGGTTCAACTAGAagcggaaaaaagtgctctaAGGCTAAATCGACAGTGCAACCTAAAAGAAGGAGATCTAACAGGACACCTGAGAATACTGAATGATGTCTGGAAAGAAATTATCGACAGGCAAATATAtgcattttctgtgatagtcaggcagcacttaaagccctgaattctcctttctgctactctaaactagtgtgggaatgcatcctggcgctccgaaagttagctatgaaaaaccaggtgaacttatactgggttcctggtcattgtggaatcgaagggaacgagaaggccgacttactagccagacaagggtcatctactaactttgttggcccagaacctttctgtggagtctccccgagcgctctaaaagctgaactcggtgaatgggaaaaagcgaccatcaaagcaaactgggatgtcataagGATTAcaacaatcgaaaagattcatagagccaaatcgcgagaagagcctcgtgctgctcagattaaataagaaagacttgaggacattcacaggtcttattacagggcactgtctgagtaagtatcatctcaagaagataggcaaacttgatgatgataaatgtcgcctgtgtggcatcgaaagcgaaacttcagaacatctactctgcgaatgccgagtattaatacaacgcagattgcgtatcttcggtaagggacacatagaacctaccgaaattcggagggaaagtcctggtgaggtattaaacttcatacgaagtgcgttgccaactgggataaatgtgcaatgtagcaaggacatcaactcgccaaatagtgatgtacctgctcgtacgcactcagagtaaggtgaagcataccacaatagatcaaacaatggtcgcagtggttcagtcttctacaagggaaaaaaacctgtcgtaacgagtttatacacttagctggaccaagcaaacaaatttaggtcaatattctaggcgtaaatagaatctacaacgtgtttcagaggttaattctgatggaaatctgacttacgccggtacactggcagtgttggcagaaaaaatgatttgcaaaataaatttctacatactcaactttgaacagctctagtaaaatgtctaaaatgcaatgcgccaagcggagacaaaaccaatcgacttccaataaattcaggattgtttggagccccgaatagaacaaaaaaaaacttggttctggtttTCTgatatcaagtttcgttttttccatataacgattccccaccctaataattactacagtcgagcctatgtcccttcttgtagatacggcatatgagtccttccaaccagtccgtaggtagttgttcctcagaccatacccttaggataatctggtgaattgcactacacagccgctcgctcccaactttgaaaagttcggccggtaagccgtccttcccagcgccTTTCTCGTCCTcgacctcgtccaatgttggtgggtccacagcttgtccgtcctccccaatttcattcctgtttccctcgacgactctcgtatcttcctcaccgttcaacaccacttcaaaatgttgcttccaacgcctggccacctgagatctatcggtaatcaggttcttctccctgtcattgcacatggcaggtactggcacgatCCGGTTcttgattccgttgatcgttctatagaagctcctcgtgtcgtgcctggtgaagcaattctccgcctccccgaggacgcgatcgtagtgctcacgtttcttacggcgatgaagcctcttctcgacagctcttgcctcccggtattacTCCCGCATCTGatgcgttacacgattagctgctactaacgtgttggcgtaggctcggttcttctcctccgtcacctctaggcactcagcatcgaaccacccactacgcgtggttcccgttgtcatgcctatcacctctcgcgctgtttcgccgAGCGCATCATGGATgagcttccactgctcgtttaGGTAGACTCCAGCAGGTTCACCGATGCGTCTATCAACTTTTCGAGTATACTGTGCAGCAagtccttccgctgataacctttggatgtccagacgtatcttcctcgtcgatctcgatttaaatacgtaGAGCTGCCGGGCGCGAATCCTGTCTACCACGAGACAgtgaggaataatatcaacaatgaaaaCCGACGCGCGTCAAAACTCATCCTGAACTGTTTCGACGCAATTCGCGCATCGTCTTCTTTATAACAATGGCCTAAGTTTCTTTTACGTAACCGAagattattttaatgttttagACTTTTACTTTTATTTATATGAGCTCTGTTGTCCGATAATGATAAGTGCTTTCCTCACTGCATACACCTAAATAAACTTGAATGTTGACGGGTAAAAAGTCgttgtaaaaatagaaaaaatagttCGAAAAAGAACAGCAGTTTCAATTGCATTATAACAGCAGGTTAAGAAAACGTTTGAGAAAGGAGGCTGTTAAGAAGTTTTCGAGACATCAGATTATTCTAGGCTTATGCAAGCAAACATCAATTGACCTATTGAGACGGGGAAtctttatagttttttttttttttgaattctgatttagtGATAACAGTAAACAGTTGTCATCTGTGCATGATCACACATGATTGATCCATTGTTCGCGAAAATTAAATCCTGAAACTTTCCATTAATTTTTGAGACCGATTCAATAGttatgataactagcgtattgttcaatattttatctatccaacgacatattgattattgtaattcaTCATGTGATTACGCTATTTATTACCATTTGAAATCTAACCGAACATTTGTCGgtttcatttacaattttacagaatgtaccTCAGTACAGAAAACAaggacgtagtcctacgtaaaAACGAATCTCAAAAAATTAGTATCTACTGGCGTCGACTTTACGAACCTTTTCATGCGAGTTTATTTCAATGatgaaaatgcgaaaaaataaAGCATTTAGTTGCTTTTCCATTCACAGAATCTTCAAAGATTTTAACTTCTTAAATTTGACGTTTAAAAcgttttcttctcttcaaaatgaatttTGAGTAGGTTTGGTGAATAATTCAAAAGGCTCTCTGCATCCAAACTTGTGGTGCTCTAGACCATAAATATACGTAAGGAAATTTGCGTTTCATGGTATTGCCAAACAATTGGTGTTTTCTCCTCACCTTGACTCGAAGCCACGTGTCATCAGAAATCTAAGGAATGGGGAACAAGAGGTCAATCGAAACGATACCAATTGACAAAATTGAGTGAACAGAACTTTGTTGATGTTATTTCCTTGCATGCCAGCCCGCGCTCGAATTCTCCAACGGGTTGGATGTTGTAAATATTGATATAATAATTCCTTAACATAATTGCTCGTCATGCGCGCTGTTTTACTACCCAATAATTTGAGAGAAAATCGATGAGCTTCAAGTTGTTCCACAAATTAACATTCTAATTATCTTATCAATTAACAAACTATAAGAATTATATCCAAATTGGCTCAGTTTCAATCTAGCCAACTTAGAAGACAATTTAGGCCTTTTGAAGCGATCATTCTCATTCTATTTTCACCTCGGAATACCTACCAATATCCAAGTCACACAAATCGTTCAAACCGTGTTTAAACGATTTTATATTCCATGATTAGATTCGCTTTCTGGCGCACAGATAACACAAATTATTTCACTTGCCACTATCCAGATCTACCGGAATTACAAGGATAAATCCGAACGCTTAATTCCTTCACTCACTCACAGGCTGGACAAACGTGTAAATTCTTACAGCaccgatgtttatttttaaacatatccTAACTTGTTTAATTCGATTTTAACCGTTACCATGGTTTCAGCCACAAAGTTGTGCTTTTTTGTCGTTAATAAGTGTAGGGTGATATGGCAAATAGTTGTACTCACATTTTTAAAGTctaattaataaaaaattaaatctagttttttcttacaaattacaatatatttaaaattaatcCCAACATTACAATAAATTAGATACGTTATGAATCACCCTCATTAAATCCAGATTACGGATCGTTGATTTTCTTCTCATGAGCACTTTTCCTGTGCCTGTAGAGACCAATGTACGAAGTGTACTTCATACCGCACACTCGACACTCCAAGTGCTTCTTTTCGGAATGCGTAAAACTATGCTGTCGCAGTTCCACGCTAAGGGCAAAGCTTTCGCCACACTTTAAACACTGGTAGGGCTGACCCAACTCGTGTACAGACTTCATGTGTTTTATCAAAGCCTTTCTTGCGTTGAAATCATTCCCACAGATATCGCACGCGTGAATTTTATCATGCACGGAGCCCTTCTTTTTGCGCCTTGGAAAGGAATTTGAAACTTCGAAAGCAGTGTCGCTTTCGGTATAGTTTGGCCTTTTTTCTGCATTAATTCCAAGTGTCTCTGGTGGACTGGAATAAGTTTCATTACAACGCTCGTCTGTATTGTGAATCGTTAAATGTTTCTCCAAGCTATTCTGGCTGATAAAGGACTTTTTACAAATGCTGCATTCATAAAGTTGCCCAACGATATGAGTGCGAGTGTGCCGCAATAATCCATCTTCACCTCTAAATCCTCGACCGCAGATACCGCACTTGTGCGGCTGTTCATCCGAGTGAATTGTCAAGTGAGTTTGTAGTGTCGCTTTAAACGCGAACTCCTTGCTACAAATATCACACTTAAATAGCCCTTGCCCGGTATGCAGCCGTTTGTGTGCTTTTAAGTAAAATACACAGCTGAAGTTCTTACCGCAGGTTTCACACTTGAAAGGCTCCCCACCAAGATGGACCGTCGCGTGGGCCTCGAGGTATGTTCTCGATTTACACCGTT
It includes:
- the LOC129718715 gene encoding zinc finger protein 501-like, producing MEHITKIEPNNGVEQGAVDFNTEIHIKVESPRLNEPIEPAVTTAHPKPADAKHAPKNCKFCGKTYKYRKTLARHLRSHTDDNSLDCSKCGKVFRNRQHLLQHSMVHTEERSFRCNVCDKEFKYKQSMIIHLRTHTGERPYACSECGKTFGKRCTLNQHKFCHANAAVECEVCGNSYSSRKILLTHMLIHTGKQRYVCEVCGKRCKSRTYLEAHATVHLGGEPFKCETCGKNFSCVFYLKAHKRLHTGQGLFKCDICSKEFAFKATLQTHLTIHSDEQPHKCGICGRGFRGEDGLLRHTRTHIVGQLYECSICKKSFISQNSLEKHLTIHNTDERCNETYSSPPETLGINAEKRPNYTESDTAFEVSNSFPRRKKKGSVHDKIHACDICGNDFNARKALIKHMKSVHELGQPYQCLKCGESFALSVELRQHSFTHSEKKHLECRVCGMKYTSYIGLYRHRKSAHEKKINDP